A stretch of Pogona vitticeps strain Pit_001003342236 chromosome 5, PviZW2.1, whole genome shotgun sequence DNA encodes these proteins:
- the HELT gene encoding hairy and enhancer of split-related protein HELT isoform X1, protein MALAKQSSGKLEKAEILEMTVQYLRALHSADFPRGREKAELLAEFANYFHYGYHECMKNLVHYLTTVERMETKDTKYARILAFLQSKARFVTEPIFTSLGSLPEPDLSYQLPPAPDCLGHSTNDPLFQQGAGHGHFSWHSSARNPGLPYLPNPAMPLTSPGQQRSTFLSSVQGLDRHYLNLIGHSHPGSFSLPTGHQHPSVL, encoded by the exons Atggctttggcaaaacag AGTTCCGGCAAGCTGGAGAAAGCAGAGATTTTGGAGATGACCGTCCAGTACTTGAGAGCCCTTCATTCCGCGGATTTCCCTCGGGGAAGAGAAAAGG cagagCTTCTTGCTGAGTTTGCCAACTACTTTCACTACGGCTACCATGAATGCATGAAGAACCTTGTTCACTACCTGACCACAGTGGAGCGGATGGAGACCAAGGATACCAAATATGCTCGGATTCTGGCTTTCCTGCAGTCTAAAGCCCGCTTTGTCACTGAACCCATCTTTACCTCGCTGGGATCTCTGCCGGAGCCAGACCTTTCATACCAGCTCCCACCAGCTCCAGACTGTTTGGGACACAGCACTAACGATCCTCTTTTccagcagggagctggacatgggcACTTTTCCTGGCACAGCTCTGCCAGGAACCCTGGTCTTCCTTACCTTCCCAATCCTGCCATGCCCCTCACTAGCCCTGGGCAGCAGCGCAGCACTTTCTTGTCATCAGTACAAGGTCTGGACCGCCACTACCTCAACCTGATTGGCCATTCCCACCCAGGCTCATTCAGTCTGCCAACTGGCCACCAGCATCCATCTGTGCTATAG
- the HELT gene encoding hairy and enhancer of split-related protein HELT isoform X2, whose protein sequence is MALAKQSSGKLEKAEILEMTVQYLRALHSADFPRGREKELLAEFANYFHYGYHECMKNLVHYLTTVERMETKDTKYARILAFLQSKARFVTEPIFTSLGSLPEPDLSYQLPPAPDCLGHSTNDPLFQQGAGHGHFSWHSSARNPGLPYLPNPAMPLTSPGQQRSTFLSSVQGLDRHYLNLIGHSHPGSFSLPTGHQHPSVL, encoded by the exons Atggctttggcaaaacag AGTTCCGGCAAGCTGGAGAAAGCAGAGATTTTGGAGATGACCGTCCAGTACTTGAGAGCCCTTCATTCCGCGGATTTCCCTCGGGGAAGAGAAAAGG agCTTCTTGCTGAGTTTGCCAACTACTTTCACTACGGCTACCATGAATGCATGAAGAACCTTGTTCACTACCTGACCACAGTGGAGCGGATGGAGACCAAGGATACCAAATATGCTCGGATTCTGGCTTTCCTGCAGTCTAAAGCCCGCTTTGTCACTGAACCCATCTTTACCTCGCTGGGATCTCTGCCGGAGCCAGACCTTTCATACCAGCTCCCACCAGCTCCAGACTGTTTGGGACACAGCACTAACGATCCTCTTTTccagcagggagctggacatgggcACTTTTCCTGGCACAGCTCTGCCAGGAACCCTGGTCTTCCTTACCTTCCCAATCCTGCCATGCCCCTCACTAGCCCTGGGCAGCAGCGCAGCACTTTCTTGTCATCAGTACAAGGTCTGGACCGCCACTACCTCAACCTGATTGGCCATTCCCACCCAGGCTCATTCAGTCTGCCAACTGGCCACCAGCATCCATCTGTGCTATAG